Proteins encoded by one window of Gemmatimonadota bacterium:
- the rpmE gene encoding 50S ribosomal protein L31, which yields MKPNLHPLYQTITVKCQCGNTFETRSTVAAISVEVCGQCHPYFTGKQRLVDTAGRIDRFRRKYAAEPAPQS from the coding sequence ATGAAGCCGAATCTGCATCCGCTCTACCAGACGATCACGGTGAAGTGCCAGTGCGGCAACACCTTCGAGACCCGCAGCACGGTCGCGGCGATCAGCGTCGAAGTCTGTGGCCAGTGCCACCCGTACTTCACCGGCAAGCAGCGCCTGGTGGACACGGCCGGTCGGATCGACCGGTTCCGGCGCAAGTACGCCGCGGAACCCGCGCCGCAGTCCTGA
- the prfA gene encoding peptide chain release factor 1 — MEARLRQALARAEQVSRELSDPAIAADPARLKSLGREHARLTPIVRVAERLARAEQSYAEAIELRDSGDPELVALAGDDLANLPVEIATMQAELTELLLPRDPHDDRDVILEIRAGTGGDEAALFAAELLRMYTRFAERNKMRIEPMELDHGNVGGLRSAVVAVRGLGAYGLLRHESGVHRVQRVPATETQGRIHTSAATVAILPEAEEVDVRIDPQDLRIDVFRSSGPGGQSVNTTDSAVRITHLPTGLVVSQQDQKSQLQNKMKGMEVLRARLLDRMIAEAEAARSAERRAMVGTGDRSGKIRTYNFPQSRITDHRINLSVHNLTDVMDGKLDEIVAALRMAARSEQQDG; from the coding sequence ATGGAGGCCCGACTCCGCCAGGCGCTCGCGCGGGCGGAGCAGGTCTCGCGGGAGTTGTCCGATCCCGCTATCGCCGCTGATCCAGCTCGCCTGAAATCGCTCGGTCGCGAACACGCTCGGCTCACGCCGATCGTGCGCGTGGCCGAGCGTTTGGCGCGCGCCGAACAGTCGTATGCCGAGGCGATCGAGTTGCGCGACAGCGGTGACCCCGAACTGGTCGCGCTGGCGGGCGACGACCTCGCCAATCTCCCCGTGGAGATCGCGACGATGCAGGCGGAACTCACCGAACTCCTGCTCCCGCGCGATCCGCACGACGATCGCGATGTCATCCTCGAAATTCGCGCCGGCACCGGTGGCGACGAGGCGGCCCTCTTCGCCGCCGAACTGCTGCGGATGTACACGCGCTTTGCCGAGCGCAACAAGATGCGCATCGAGCCGATGGAACTGGACCACGGCAACGTCGGCGGGTTGCGGAGTGCGGTCGTCGCCGTGCGCGGGCTCGGCGCCTACGGCCTGCTGCGCCACGAATCCGGCGTGCACCGGGTGCAGCGCGTGCCCGCCACCGAAACGCAGGGCCGCATCCACACCTCGGCGGCGACGGTGGCGATCTTGCCTGAGGCAGAAGAGGTCGATGTGCGCATCGATCCCCAGGATCTGCGGATCGACGTCTTCCGCTCCTCGGGGCCCGGCGGGCAGAGCGTCAACACCACCGACTCGGCCGTGCGCATCACCCACTTGCCGACCGGCCTCGTCGTCAGCCAGCAGGACCAGAAGTCGCAGCTGCAGAACAAGATGAAGGGCATGGAAGTGCTGCGCGCGCGGCTCCTCGACCGGATGATCGCGGAAGCGGAAGCAGCGCGCTCGGCGGAGCGTCGCGCGATGGTCGGCACCGGCGATCGCTCGGGGAAGATCCGCACCTACAACTTCCCGCAGAGCCGGATCACCGATCACCGGATCAACCTGTCGGTGCACAACCTGACCGACGTCATGGATGGCAAGCTCGACGAAATCGTCGCGGCCCTTCGCATGGCGGCGCGGTCCGAGCAGCAGGATGGTTGA
- the prmC gene encoding peptide chain release factor N(5)-glutamine methyltransferase, protein MVEVALSGRALLEQAATRLADAGLDSPRLAARRLWADLQDDATLMTLLTDDVDVAPAVAARFAGWVERLAAGEPLAYVTGWTGFRHLRLQCDPRALIPRPETETLVELALARTSSGTAIDIGTGTGAIALSLKSEGAFETVWGVDLSAPALALARTNGDLLGIDVRWALGDLLAPIEGEVDLLVSNPPYLTEAEYAALDHSVRDYEPQLALPSGADGLTATRRLLDEGRAVVRAGGWIALEVDCRRAAATAALAEGFGWREVLVQDDLFGRARYLLARRGSA, encoded by the coding sequence ATGGTTGAGGTGGCGCTCTCCGGTCGGGCGCTGCTCGAGCAGGCCGCAACGCGGTTGGCCGACGCGGGGCTGGACTCGCCGCGACTCGCCGCTCGCCGACTCTGGGCCGATCTGCAGGACGACGCCACCTTGATGACATTGCTCACCGATGACGTCGACGTGGCCCCCGCCGTCGCTGCCCGGTTCGCGGGGTGGGTGGAGCGGCTGGCCGCGGGTGAACCGCTCGCCTACGTGACCGGCTGGACCGGCTTCCGACACCTGCGGCTCCAGTGCGACCCGCGCGCCCTCATCCCGCGCCCGGAAACCGAGACGCTGGTCGAATTGGCGTTGGCCCGGACCAGCTCTGGCACCGCCATCGACATCGGCACGGGGACAGGCGCCATCGCCCTGTCATTGAAGAGTGAGGGGGCGTTCGAGACGGTCTGGGGTGTTGATCTCTCCGCCCCGGCGCTCGCGCTTGCCAGGACGAACGGTGACCTGCTTGGCATCGATGTCCGCTGGGCCCTGGGCGACCTCCTCGCGCCGATCGAGGGCGAGGTCGACCTGCTGGTCTCGAACCCGCCGTATCTGACCGAGGCGGAGTATGCCGCGCTGGACCATTCGGTGCGAGATTACGAGCCGCAGCTGGCGCTCCCTTCGGGGGCGGACGGCCTGACGGCAACGCGGCGTCTGCTCGATGAGGGCCGGGCCGTGGTGCGTGCAGGGGGCTGGATCGCCCTCGAGGTGGACTGTCGCCGCGCCGCGGCGACGGCGGCGCTTGCCGAGGGGTTCGGCTGGCGTGAGGTCCTGGTGCAGGACGACCTGTTTGGCCGCGCGCGCTATCTGCTGGCGCGGCGAGGGAGTGCGTGA
- a CDS encoding YlbF family regulator, with protein MIDEKANELGRLIGQTPEYQALRRAEGSLREDTEAQARLETISRLTRDFDQLMAEGQSPSEAQAQEYEGTLREFELSPVGQAYLVARANVDKLMQRVNQAIGQGIERGATSSIITL; from the coding sequence ATGATCGACGAAAAGGCCAACGAACTCGGCCGCCTGATCGGCCAGACCCCGGAGTACCAGGCGCTGCGGCGGGCCGAAGGCTCGCTGCGCGAGGACACCGAGGCGCAGGCGCGGCTGGAGACCATCTCGCGGCTGACGCGTGACTTCGACCAGTTGATGGCCGAGGGGCAGTCGCCGAGCGAGGCGCAGGCGCAGGAATACGAAGGGACGCTGCGCGAGTTCGAGCTGTCGCCGGTGGGGCAGGCCTACCTCGTGGCGCGGGCGAACGTCGACAAGCTGATGCAGCGCGTGAACCAGGCCATTGGCCAGGGGATCGAGCGCGGCGCCACGAGCAGCATCATCACGCTCTGA
- the tmk gene encoding dTMP kinase: protein MPTGCFIVLEGPEGAGKTTLAAALVARMRRDGLEVVSIREPGGTPVAEALRGELLDRDREWTPEAELLYMVTARADLVTHVIRPALAAGKVVLSDRYDLSTMAYQGAGRGLPMAQVRWVNGAATGGLQPDLTLVLDLDPAVGRARQAAAGKGADRLERESAEFHDRVAAAYVAATGEGVHHLNAGASPEAVLASAWRLLSAARPDTFSGDTA, encoded by the coding sequence ATGCCCACCGGCTGCTTCATCGTCCTCGAAGGGCCGGAGGGGGCCGGGAAGACCACCCTCGCCGCCGCGCTCGTCGCGCGGATGCGTCGCGACGGTCTCGAGGTCGTGAGCATCCGGGAGCCTGGAGGGACGCCGGTCGCCGAGGCGCTCCGTGGGGAACTGCTCGATCGGGATCGCGAGTGGACCCCAGAGGCCGAATTGCTGTACATGGTGACAGCGCGGGCCGACCTCGTCACGCACGTGATCCGGCCCGCGCTCGCGGCAGGGAAGGTCGTCCTCTCCGACCGGTACGACCTGTCGACCATGGCCTATCAGGGCGCCGGCCGTGGCTTGCCGATGGCGCAGGTGCGCTGGGTCAATGGCGCCGCCACGGGCGGACTCCAGCCCGACCTGACGCTGGTGCTCGACCTCGATCCTGCGGTGGGACGCGCGCGGCAGGCGGCGGCCGGGAAGGGTGCCGATCGGCTCGAGCGCGAATCGGCGGAGTTCCACGACCGTGTGGCGGCGGCGTATGTGGCGGCCACCGGCGAAGGGGTGCATCATTTGAATGCCGGGGCGTCCCCCGAGGCAGTGTTGGCATCGGCATGGCGACTGCTCTCGGCAGCGCGCCCCGACACCTTCTCGGGCGACACGGCGTAG
- a CDS encoding S41 family peptidase encodes MRKRLGLTAVVAAVSFFSGGWLMQGATARATPDGPRLLGEVLDHVTKYYVDSLSADSIYAKASHGLVEQLGDPYSTLMEREDFKQITEMTTGNYGGLGMQIDVREGWITVVAPLPETPAERAGIEAGDQIVEVNGKVTRDLNQDDAVKTLRGAPGTRVDIKIRRPGIPQPMPFALTRETIHYRSVQPGILFDGGIGLIALTPVIETSSDELRAEVNALRAKGMKSLIFDLRGNPGGLLTEGITVSELFLDRGQGVVSTRGRVPEMNKSYAAQSTQPWPEMPVVVLVNEWSASAAEIIAGALQDNDRAIVIGTATFGKGLVQTLFPIGNDRALKLTTARWFTPSGRTIQRDAKNQEAQVEQATAEALGRDSVKRVLPTFKTVGGRTVKGGGGIVPDRIVRGDTLTDAEKTFAKALGSNVAAYRDALVSTALEAKEKKLVTSEGFPVTDQMRQLVLSKLAAKGVVMSPEQIAGGRALLDDQLAYEISRYVFGRQAEIRRRSSDDPQVRAAIELLKRAPTRAALMAKPAGE; translated from the coding sequence ATGCGGAAGCGCTTGGGTCTGACGGCGGTCGTGGCAGCGGTGTCCTTCTTCAGCGGTGGCTGGCTGATGCAGGGTGCCACCGCCCGCGCCACACCGGACGGTCCGCGGCTGCTTGGCGAGGTCCTCGATCACGTCACCAAGTACTATGTCGATTCCCTCTCCGCCGATTCGATCTATGCCAAGGCGAGCCACGGTCTGGTGGAGCAGCTCGGCGACCCGTACTCCACGCTGATGGAGCGGGAAGACTTCAAGCAGATCACCGAGATGACCACCGGCAACTACGGCGGCCTCGGCATGCAGATCGACGTCCGCGAAGGGTGGATCACCGTGGTGGCGCCACTGCCCGAGACGCCGGCAGAGCGCGCCGGGATCGAGGCGGGCGACCAGATCGTCGAAGTGAACGGCAAGGTCACCCGCGACCTCAACCAGGACGACGCCGTCAAGACCTTGCGCGGCGCGCCGGGCACGCGCGTCGACATCAAGATCCGCCGCCCCGGCATTCCGCAGCCGATGCCGTTCGCCCTGACTCGCGAGACGATCCACTACCGCTCCGTCCAGCCGGGGATCCTCTTCGACGGCGGCATTGGTCTGATCGCGCTGACGCCGGTGATCGAGACCTCGTCCGACGAACTGCGTGCGGAAGTGAATGCGTTGCGCGCCAAGGGGATGAAGTCGCTGATCTTCGATCTCCGCGGCAATCCGGGCGGCTTGCTCACCGAAGGGATCACCGTCTCCGAGCTCTTCCTCGATCGTGGCCAAGGCGTCGTGTCGACGCGCGGCCGCGTCCCCGAGATGAACAAGAGCTATGCGGCGCAGAGCACCCAGCCTTGGCCGGAGATGCCGGTGGTGGTGCTGGTGAACGAGTGGTCGGCGTCGGCGGCCGAGATCATCGCAGGTGCGTTGCAGGACAACGACCGCGCCATCGTGATCGGCACGGCGACCTTCGGCAAGGGGCTGGTGCAGACACTCTTCCCGATCGGCAATGACCGCGCCCTGAAGCTGACGACGGCGCGCTGGTTCACGCCGAGCGGCCGCACCATCCAGCGGGACGCGAAGAACCAGGAAGCGCAGGTCGAACAGGCCACCGCCGAGGCGCTCGGCCGCGACAGCGTGAAGCGCGTGCTGCCGACCTTCAAGACGGTCGGTGGGCGCACGGTGAAGGGCGGCGGCGGGATCGTGCCGGACCGGATCGTCCGCGGCGACACCTTGACCGATGCGGAGAAGACCTTCGCGAAGGCCCTCGGCAGCAACGTTGCCGCGTATCGCGATGCGCTCGTCTCCACCGCCCTCGAGGCGAAGGAGAAGAAGCTGGTCACCAGCGAGGGCTTCCCGGTCACCGACCAGATGCGCCAGCTGGTGCTGAGCAAGCTCGCCGCCAAGGGTGTCGTGATGTCGCCGGAACAGATTGCCGGCGGCCGGGCACTGCTGGATGACCAGCTGGCCTACGAGATCTCGCGTTACGTCTTCGGGCGTCAGGCGGAGATCCGCCGCCGGTCGAGCGACGACCCGCAGGTGCGGGCCGCCATTGAGTTGCTCAAGCGTGCGCCGACGCGTGCCGCACTGATGGCGAAGCCCGCGGGGGAATGA
- a CDS encoding DUF2520 domain-containing protein yields MIQPPVVIVGAGRVGLSLARALTRLEEPVRLLGRAARPAGPGVPAVEAEWGEALAVAGLVIIAAPDDAIAAVVERLVAVSAIREATVVLHTSGMHDASVLAPLEAQGAATGSWHPLQSIPDGDRADRFLGVPAVLEGDEAAVLVARALAVRLEMAPILELPASAKPRYHAAAVFAANYLVVLNGIAERLARDAGAGEDARGLFLPIMRQVLANLDGRTAADALTGPVRRGDVGTVMAHLGALVGLDREAYLVLAREALELAAEAGLEAEQVSAMRSTLR; encoded by the coding sequence ATGATCCAACCGCCGGTCGTGATTGTCGGGGCAGGGCGCGTCGGGCTTTCGCTCGCACGCGCCCTGACTCGTTTGGAAGAGCCGGTGCGGCTGCTCGGCCGCGCGGCGCGTCCCGCGGGGCCCGGGGTGCCGGCTGTCGAGGCCGAATGGGGCGAGGCGCTTGCCGTCGCGGGGCTCGTGATCATCGCGGCCCCGGACGATGCCATCGCGGCCGTGGTGGAGAGACTGGTGGCGGTGTCGGCGATTCGCGAGGCAACGGTGGTCCTCCACACCTCGGGGATGCACGACGCCTCGGTCCTTGCGCCGCTCGAGGCACAGGGCGCCGCGACGGGCTCTTGGCACCCCCTGCAGAGCATCCCCGATGGTGATCGTGCGGACCGCTTCCTCGGGGTGCCGGCCGTCCTCGAGGGCGACGAGGCCGCCGTGCTGGTGGCCCGCGCCCTCGCGGTCCGGCTGGAGATGGCGCCGATCCTGGAGTTGCCGGCCTCGGCCAAGCCGCGCTACCACGCTGCGGCCGTCTTCGCGGCGAACTACCTGGTGGTGCTGAACGGCATCGCGGAGCGCCTGGCCCGGGATGCCGGTGCCGGGGAGGACGCGCGCGGCCTCTTCCTCCCGATCATGCGCCAAGTGCTCGCGAACCTCGACGGTCGCACCGCCGCTGACGCGTTGACGGGCCCTGTGCGGCGCGGCGACGTCGGCACCGTCATGGCACATCTCGGGGCACTCGTCGGGCTGGATCGCGAGGCGTATCTCGTCCTGGCACGCGAGGCACTGGAGCTCGCCGCGGAGGCGGGGCTGGAGGCGGAGCAGGTCAGCGCGATGCGGAGCACGCTGCGATGA
- a CDS encoding tetratricopeptide repeat protein has protein sequence MSKKPLKDVDTGDQAELLRFTVMVVLPGTFMLFFLEGMLWGPGYFLLKLVLNVSLLTLLARLVWPLIHHGSTKLINGLLSAGGEARTIEYSEVEALVIQGRFHEALVMYRAIAEETPDADVRLRLGDLMLHQLKDPVGAEEAYLAARRASPTPKQESRITNSLIDLYRGTGNRTGMKNELSRFARLHAGTAPGDAARRRSDGWRRKSWAGPDDY, from the coding sequence ATGAGCAAGAAGCCGTTGAAGGACGTCGACACCGGCGATCAGGCCGAGTTGCTCCGATTCACGGTGATGGTGGTGCTCCCCGGCACCTTCATGCTCTTCTTTCTGGAAGGCATGCTCTGGGGTCCGGGTTACTTCCTGCTCAAGCTCGTCCTCAACGTCTCCCTGCTGACGCTACTCGCGCGCCTCGTCTGGCCCCTCATCCACCACGGCAGCACCAAGCTCATCAACGGGCTCCTTTCGGCCGGTGGCGAAGCGCGGACGATCGAATACTCCGAGGTCGAAGCCCTGGTCATCCAGGGGCGCTTCCATGAGGCACTGGTGATGTACCGCGCCATCGCCGAGGAGACGCCGGATGCCGACGTACGGCTCCGCCTCGGCGACCTGATGCTGCACCAGCTCAAGGATCCGGTCGGTGCGGAGGAGGCCTATCTGGCCGCGCGCCGCGCGAGCCCGACGCCGAAGCAGGAGTCGCGGATCACCAACTCGCTGATCGATCTCTATCGCGGGACAGGGAATCGGACCGGGATGAAGAACGAGCTCTCGCGCTTTGCGCGGTTGCACGCCGGCACCGCGCCGGGAGATGCGGCGCGGAGACGGTCCGACGGATGGCGCAGGAAGAGCTGGGCGGGGCCTGACGACTACTGA
- a CDS encoding outer membrane lipoprotein carrier protein LolA, translating into MSGLQADFRQKLEDRRLGDESSKGTLYQAGNKFAMRFSDPATEAVVLDGSKLWVYTPSDNPGVVLRYPPPTSPVFGYNILDWFLKSPLDRYRVTFVKTETLDGRVTDAVLLQPLVPGEFQFRRATLWFDRGDGLPRRIQTDEGPQTRTVDLSNVRTNGTFPAGIFAFKVPNGVKVVDQ; encoded by the coding sequence TTGAGCGGCCTGCAGGCGGATTTCCGGCAGAAGTTGGAAGACCGCCGGCTCGGCGACGAGAGCAGCAAGGGGACGCTCTACCAAGCGGGCAACAAGTTCGCGATGCGCTTCTCCGACCCGGCCACCGAAGCCGTGGTGCTCGATGGCAGCAAGCTCTGGGTCTACACGCCGAGCGACAACCCCGGTGTCGTGCTGCGCTATCCGCCGCCGACCTCACCGGTCTTCGGCTACAACATTCTGGATTGGTTCCTGAAGAGTCCGCTCGATCGCTACCGCGTCACCTTCGTGAAGACGGAGACGCTGGATGGTCGGGTGACGGACGCGGTGCTGCTGCAGCCGCTGGTGCCGGGGGAATTCCAGTTCCGTCGGGCGACGCTCTGGTTTGATCGTGGCGACGGGCTGCCGCGGCGCATCCAGACGGACGAGGGCCCGCAGACGCGCACCGTCGACCTCTCGAATGTCCGCACCAATGGCACCTTCCCCGCCGGCATCTTTGCGTTCAAGGTGCCGAATGGCGTGAAGGTCGTCGATCAGTAG